The Kitasatospora sp. NBC_00374 genome has a segment encoding these proteins:
- a CDS encoding aldehyde dehydrogenase family protein, whose protein sequence is MARQENEGLIALDALGPNGPFRARNRIVVPDVTGRPVAELGLVPALFVTRTMAALHRATSLPAEERIAALARAGRIFAEEAIDGLDFATYEYTVSRVSGVPISVVRDATAAIVDAAEQAGFAAYQAQPAGAVSEWRSDATLRGSAVWARRGQVFAVHAAGNHPGPHSLWLEALALGYRVAVRPSRREPFTPHRLVTALRLAGFGPDQVVLLPTDHAAADEVLRGADLGLVYGGDEVVRKYAGSNVLPQGPGRSKILITADTDWREHLDTIVDSISHQGGVACINATTVLVEGDPGPLAEAIAERLETIPSLPPEDEKAVLAVQPVAAARGIESFLLARAKGTRAWLGGDGVVGELGDGSAVLRPAVHQLDRPDAPQAGIELPFPCVWVGPWTPEAGTAPLRDSLVVTVLSGDDGLVDRLLDEPSISNVYRGDHPTYWIRPGVPHDSYLGEFLMRTKTVIRD, encoded by the coding sequence ATGGCCCGGCAGGAGAACGAGGGCCTGATCGCGCTGGACGCGCTCGGCCCGAACGGGCCCTTCCGGGCCCGCAACCGGATCGTGGTACCGGACGTCACCGGCCGGCCGGTGGCCGAACTCGGGCTGGTCCCGGCGCTGTTCGTGACCCGGACGATGGCCGCCCTGCACCGGGCGACCAGCCTGCCGGCCGAGGAGCGGATCGCCGCGCTGGCCCGGGCCGGACGGATCTTCGCCGAGGAGGCCATCGACGGACTGGACTTCGCCACCTACGAGTACACCGTCAGCCGGGTCTCCGGGGTACCGATCTCGGTCGTCCGGGACGCCACCGCGGCCATCGTGGACGCCGCCGAGCAGGCCGGCTTCGCCGCCTACCAGGCCCAGCCCGCCGGGGCCGTCAGCGAATGGCGCTCCGACGCCACGCTGCGCGGCAGCGCCGTCTGGGCCCGCCGCGGGCAGGTGTTCGCGGTGCACGCGGCGGGCAACCACCCCGGCCCGCACTCGCTCTGGCTGGAGGCCCTCGCGCTCGGCTACCGGGTCGCCGTCCGGCCGTCGCGCCGCGAGCCGTTCACCCCGCACCGCCTGGTCACCGCGCTGCGGCTGGCCGGCTTCGGCCCCGACCAGGTGGTGCTGCTGCCGACCGACCACGCGGCGGCCGACGAGGTGCTGCGCGGCGCCGACCTGGGGCTGGTCTACGGCGGCGACGAGGTGGTGCGCAAGTACGCCGGCAGCAACGTGCTGCCGCAGGGCCCCGGCCGCTCGAAGATCCTGATCACCGCCGACACCGACTGGCGCGAGCACCTCGACACCATCGTCGACTCGATCAGCCACCAGGGCGGCGTGGCCTGCATCAACGCCACCACCGTCCTGGTCGAGGGCGACCCCGGGCCGCTGGCCGAGGCGATCGCCGAGCGGCTGGAGACCATCCCGAGCCTGCCGCCCGAGGACGAGAAGGCCGTGCTGGCCGTCCAGCCGGTGGCCGCCGCCCGCGGCATCGAGAGCTTCCTGCTCGCCCGCGCCAAGGGGACCAGGGCCTGGCTCGGCGGCGACGGCGTGGTGGGGGAACTGGGCGACGGCAGCGCCGTCCTGCGCCCCGCGGTGCACCAGCTGGACCGCCCGGACGCGCCCCAGGCCGGCATCGAACTGCCTTTCCCCTGCGTGTGGGTGGGGCCCTGGACGCCGGAGGCCGGCACGGCCCCGCTGCGCGACAGCCTGGTGGTCACCGTGCTCAGCGGGGACGACGGTCTGGTCGACCGGCTGCTGGACGAGCCGAGCATCAGCAACGTCTACCGCGGCGACCATCCGACGTACTGGATCCGCCCGGGGGTGCCGCACGACAGCTACCTCGGCGAGTTCCTGATGCGGACCAAGACGGTGATCCGCGACTGA
- a CDS encoding phenazine antibiotic biosynthesis protein: MSPAADPVLDLPFDAQPDPEEFLRAAMRWHFSPETGSPFWLERAGDLGFDPLTDIRTHQDLTRFPNLANELRHVRAEDLIPRGYGDRPDVVGVYESGGTTGAPKRIVLLRDWLDKLLAWSSAQLDGHGVPQGVNWLTVAPNGPHMVGDVIKQQTAVRGGLSFTVDLDPRWVKKLISEGKGAEAGAYAEHIVDQVGYLLQTQDIGVLMCTPPVLERIARRPDLAKLVDEKVKAINWVGTQMDPDTRHLYRTEVFPNAVLYSGYGSTMILGNASERHGLTDDDPCIYDPYSPYMSFGVIDPATGGTVGYGERGQVVMHHLSKSLLMPNNLERDTGIRIEPLPGLIGDSVADIAPVQEFDNETVIEGVY; this comes from the coding sequence GTGTCGCCCGCTGCTGACCCGGTGCTGGACCTGCCCTTCGACGCCCAGCCCGACCCGGAGGAGTTCCTCCGCGCCGCCATGCGCTGGCACTTCTCGCCCGAGACCGGCTCGCCGTTCTGGCTGGAGCGGGCGGGGGACCTGGGCTTCGACCCGCTCACCGACATCCGTACCCACCAGGACCTGACGCGCTTCCCCAACCTCGCCAACGAACTGCGCCACGTCCGTGCCGAGGACCTCATCCCGCGCGGCTACGGCGACCGCCCCGACGTGGTCGGCGTCTACGAGAGCGGCGGCACCACCGGCGCCCCCAAGCGGATCGTGCTGCTGCGCGACTGGCTGGACAAGCTGCTCGCCTGGAGCAGCGCCCAACTGGACGGCCACGGCGTGCCGCAGGGCGTCAACTGGCTGACCGTCGCGCCCAACGGCCCGCACATGGTCGGTGACGTGATCAAGCAGCAGACCGCCGTCCGCGGCGGCCTGTCCTTCACGGTCGACCTCGACCCGCGCTGGGTCAAGAAGCTGATCTCCGAGGGCAAGGGCGCCGAGGCCGGCGCGTACGCCGAGCACATCGTCGACCAGGTCGGCTACCTGCTCCAGACCCAGGACATCGGCGTGCTGATGTGCACCCCGCCGGTGCTGGAGCGGATCGCCCGCCGCCCCGACCTGGCCAAGCTGGTCGACGAGAAGGTGAAGGCGATCAACTGGGTCGGCACCCAGATGGACCCGGACACCCGCCACCTCTACCGCACCGAGGTGTTCCCCAACGCCGTCCTGTACAGCGGCTACGGCAGCACCATGATCCTCGGCAACGCCAGCGAGCGGCACGGCCTGACCGACGACGACCCGTGCATCTACGACCCGTACTCGCCGTACATGAGCTTCGGTGTGATCGACCCGGCGACCGGTGGGACGGTCGGTTACGGCGAGCGCGGCCAGGTGGTCATGCACCACCTCAGCAAGAGCCTGCTGATGCCCAACAACCTGGAGCGCGACACCGGCATCCGGATCGAGCCGCTGCCCGGGCTGATCGGCGACTCGGTCGCCGACATCGCGCCCGTCCAGGAGTTCGACAACGAGACCGTGATCGAGGGGGTCTACTAG
- a CDS encoding DUF4440 domain-containing protein, with protein MTTVLHPLPTEAADLPYAFQAAFNSGDLAAVDRLFEPGALFVTTPGRTVAGDERRAANAEFLALGVPIRLTLRHAYVNGDLALLIGDYLIEGTAPDGTPVHDRGTATDVARRGPDGIWRYAIDNPAGTDR; from the coding sequence GTGACCACCGTCCTCCACCCGCTGCCGACCGAGGCCGCCGACCTGCCGTACGCCTTCCAGGCGGCCTTCAACTCCGGCGACCTCGCCGCCGTCGACCGGCTCTTCGAACCGGGGGCGCTCTTCGTCACCACCCCCGGGCGGACCGTCGCCGGCGACGAACGCCGGGCCGCCAACGCCGAGTTCCTCGCCCTCGGCGTCCCGATCCGGCTCACCCTGCGGCACGCCTACGTCAACGGCGACCTCGCCCTGCTGATCGGCGACTACCTGATCGAGGGCACCGCCCCCGACGGCACCCCGGTGCACGACCGGGGCACCGCCACCGACGTGGCCCGCCGCGGCCCGGACGGCATCTGGCGGTACGCCATCGACAACCCCGCGGGCACCGACCGCTGA
- a CDS encoding arylamine N-acetyltransferase: protein MDDTLVDDYLRRIGARRPERPDLDGLRHLQERHVLSVPFENLGYHLDEQIHMDERVLDKIVRQHRGGGCYEVNPAFSFLLEALGYRVEILPGRVFRPGGVYGPALCHLALKVELDGVDWLVDVGFGRNSRHPLLLDSREVQQDPDGAYQLHDAPGGGVDIHLNGKPLYRLDDRPTRLDDFAPTLWWWRTSPESPFLQDVFCSLRTEDGRITLKGNQLSFAAGRERSNEELPDDAAVLAAYKTHFGFSLDRLPSPPQTAGATAGVQTG from the coding sequence ATGGACGACACCCTGGTGGACGACTACCTGCGCCGGATCGGCGCCCGGCGGCCCGAGCGGCCCGACCTCGACGGCTTGCGGCACCTGCAGGAGCGGCACGTCCTGTCGGTCCCGTTCGAGAACCTCGGCTACCACCTCGACGAGCAGATCCACATGGACGAGCGGGTGCTCGACAAGATCGTCCGCCAGCACCGCGGCGGCGGCTGCTACGAGGTCAACCCGGCCTTCTCCTTCCTGCTGGAGGCGCTCGGCTACCGGGTCGAGATCCTCCCCGGCCGGGTCTTCCGCCCGGGCGGGGTGTACGGGCCCGCGCTCTGCCACCTCGCCCTCAAGGTCGAACTCGACGGCGTGGACTGGCTGGTGGACGTCGGCTTCGGCCGCAACAGCCGCCACCCGCTGCTGCTCGACTCCCGTGAGGTCCAGCAGGACCCGGACGGCGCGTACCAGCTGCACGACGCCCCCGGCGGCGGCGTCGACATCCACCTGAACGGCAAGCCGCTGTACCGCCTCGACGACCGCCCGACCCGCCTCGACGACTTCGCCCCCACCCTGTGGTGGTGGCGCACCTCGCCCGAGTCACCCTTCCTGCAGGACGTGTTCTGCTCGCTGCGGACCGAGGACGGCCGGATCACCCTCAAGGGCAACCAGCTCTCCTTCGCGGCCGGCCGCGAACGCTCCAACGAGGAACTCCCCGACGACGCGGCCGTGCTGGCCGCCTACAAGACGCACTTCGGCTTCAGCCTCGACCGGCTGCCGAGCCCGCCGCAGACCGCCGGCGCCACGGCCGGCGTGCAGACGGGCTGA
- a CDS encoding anthranilate synthase family protein → MRDLLGRVLAELPPAFALLHRPETGTAGAIDVLTGEVSLPPTLADIPLAEDGPAGRHEVLVLVPYRQLAERRFEAADDGAPLIAMSVTEQETVPVAEALARIPDVRIQLTGGHFDIGDEEYAETVRRVIAEEIGQGAGANFVIKRDFVADITDYGTGAALAFFRRLMQRESGAYWTFLVHTGDRTLVGAGPERHISVQGGTAVMNPISGTYRYPPAGPSLPEVMDFLADRKEADELYMVVDEELKMMARICDTGGRVVGPYLKEMARLAHTEYFIEGRTDRDPREILRETLFAPTVTGSPLESAARVINKYEPEGRGYYSGIAALIGRDERGGRSLDSAILIRTADIDAGGRVRIGVGATLVRHSDPLSEVAETRAKAAGLLAALEADGPARFGSHPSVRAALKERNGTIAGFWLADDAERERPHPELAGRRVLVVDAEDTFTSMSDHQLRSLGLDVTVRRFDEPYDFDGYDLVLMGPGPGDPGDLDHPKVAHLHAAVRRLLAERRPFLAVCLSHQVLSLTLGLRLRRREVPNQGVQREIDLFGARERVGYYNTFSALSPADRFDAPGVGTVEVSRDRETGEVHALRGPHFATMQFHAESVLTQDGVRIVGAMIADVLGAGAVAAR, encoded by the coding sequence ATGAGAGACCTGCTGGGCCGGGTGCTGGCGGAGCTGCCGCCCGCGTTCGCCCTGCTGCACCGGCCGGAGACCGGTACGGCCGGCGCGATCGACGTGCTGACCGGCGAGGTCTCGCTGCCGCCGACCCTGGCCGACATCCCGCTCGCCGAGGACGGGCCGGCCGGCCGGCACGAGGTGCTGGTGCTGGTCCCGTACCGGCAGCTCGCCGAGCGCCGGTTCGAGGCCGCCGACGACGGGGCGCCGCTGATCGCGATGTCCGTCACCGAACAGGAGACCGTGCCCGTCGCCGAGGCGCTGGCCCGGATCCCGGACGTCCGGATCCAGCTCACCGGCGGTCACTTCGACATCGGCGACGAGGAGTACGCCGAGACCGTGCGCCGGGTGATCGCCGAGGAGATCGGCCAGGGCGCGGGCGCCAACTTCGTCATCAAGCGCGACTTCGTCGCCGACATCACCGACTACGGCACCGGCGCCGCGCTGGCCTTCTTCCGCCGGTTGATGCAGCGCGAGTCCGGTGCCTACTGGACCTTCCTGGTCCACACCGGCGACCGGACCCTGGTCGGCGCCGGCCCCGAGCGGCACATCAGCGTGCAGGGCGGCACCGCCGTCATGAACCCGATCAGCGGCACCTACCGGTACCCGCCGGCCGGCCCCAGCCTGCCGGAGGTGATGGACTTCCTGGCCGACCGCAAGGAGGCCGACGAGCTCTACATGGTGGTCGACGAAGAGCTCAAGATGATGGCCCGGATCTGCGACACCGGCGGCCGGGTGGTCGGCCCGTACCTCAAGGAGATGGCCCGGCTCGCCCACACCGAGTACTTCATCGAGGGCCGCACCGACCGCGACCCGCGCGAGATCCTGCGCGAGACGCTGTTCGCCCCCACGGTGACCGGCAGCCCGCTGGAGAGCGCCGCCCGGGTGATCAACAAGTACGAGCCCGAGGGCCGCGGCTACTACAGCGGCATCGCCGCGCTGATCGGCCGCGACGAGCGGGGCGGGCGCAGTCTGGACTCCGCGATCCTGATCCGGACCGCCGACATCGACGCCGGCGGACGGGTGCGGATCGGGGTCGGGGCCACCCTGGTACGCCACTCCGACCCGCTCTCCGAGGTCGCCGAGACCCGGGCGAAGGCCGCCGGACTGCTCGCCGCCCTGGAGGCCGACGGACCGGCCCGGTTCGGCTCCCACCCCAGCGTCCGGGCGGCCCTGAAGGAGCGCAACGGCACCATCGCCGGCTTCTGGCTGGCCGACGACGCGGAGCGCGAGCGCCCGCACCCGGAACTGGCCGGGCGCCGCGTCCTGGTGGTCGACGCCGAGGACACCTTCACCTCCATGAGCGACCACCAGCTGCGCTCGCTCGGCCTGGACGTCACGGTGCGCCGCTTCGACGAGCCGTACGACTTCGACGGCTACGACCTGGTGCTGATGGGCCCGGGGCCGGGCGACCCGGGCGATCTGGACCACCCCAAGGTGGCCCACCTGCACGCCGCCGTGCGGCGGCTGCTGGCCGAACGCCGCCCGTTCCTCGCGGTCTGCCTCAGCCACCAGGTGCTCAGCCTGACGCTCGGGCTCCGGCTGCGCCGCCGGGAGGTGCCCAACCAGGGCGTGCAGCGGGAGATCGACCTGTTCGGCGCCCGCGAGCGGGTGGGCTACTACAACACCTTCTCCGCCCTCAGCCCGGCCGACCGCTTCGACGCCCCCGGCGTCGGCACCGTGGAGGTCAGCCGGGACCGGGAGACCGGCGAGGTGCACGCGCTGCGCGGCCCGCACTTCGCCACCATGCAGTTCCACGCGGAGTCGGTGCTCACCCAGGACGGCGTGCGGATCGTCGGCGCGATGATCGCCGACGTGCTCGGGGCGGGCGCGGTGGCGGCCCGGTGA
- a CDS encoding 3-oxoacyl-ACP synthase III family protein has product MITTGTIPPDRSSSAIAVLGTGSYLPAHVITNDEVGEPAGVTGEWIHGKTGIRNRRRAKPDEATSDLAVIAARAALESAGLRAADISLIVVATSTPDSPQPPTACVVADELGALPGTAAFDVNAVCSGFVFALTTAERILSGSDGRYALVIGADVYSRILDPADRRTAILFGDGAGAVVLGPSRGGEVAATRLASFGADRELIEVPAGGSRLPASHETVERGLHYFTMNGRGVRDFVADNVPGAVREFLADAGTTPAALARFVPHQANGRMLESLSAELGIPSERTCTTFEEFGNTGSASVPITLDQAARAGELAPGDLVLLAGFGGGMAMGLALLRW; this is encoded by the coding sequence ATGATCACGACGGGCACAATCCCGCCGGACCGGTCATCTTCCGCGATCGCCGTCCTGGGCACCGGCTCGTACCTTCCGGCTCATGTGATCACCAATGACGAGGTCGGAGAACCCGCCGGCGTCACCGGTGAATGGATTCACGGAAAGACCGGAATTCGCAACCGGCGCCGGGCCAAACCGGACGAGGCCACGTCGGACCTCGCCGTCATCGCCGCCCGCGCGGCGCTGGAGAGCGCCGGACTGCGGGCCGCCGACATCTCGTTGATCGTGGTCGCCACCTCGACCCCCGACTCCCCGCAGCCGCCCACCGCCTGTGTGGTCGCCGACGAACTGGGCGCCCTGCCCGGCACCGCGGCCTTCGACGTCAACGCGGTGTGCAGCGGCTTCGTCTTCGCCCTGACCACGGCCGAGCGGATCCTGAGCGGCTCCGACGGCCGGTACGCCCTGGTGATCGGCGCGGACGTGTACTCCCGGATCCTCGACCCGGCCGACCGGCGGACCGCGATCCTGTTCGGCGACGGCGCCGGCGCGGTCGTGCTCGGTCCGTCCCGCGGCGGTGAGGTGGCGGCCACCCGGCTCGCCAGTTTCGGCGCCGACCGCGAACTGATCGAGGTGCCGGCCGGCGGCAGCCGCCTGCCGGCCTCGCACGAGACCGTCGAGCGGGGTCTGCACTACTTCACCATGAACGGCCGCGGCGTCCGCGACTTCGTGGCCGACAACGTCCCGGGCGCGGTCCGCGAATTCCTCGCCGACGCCGGGACCACGCCCGCAGCCCTGGCCCGTTTCGTCCCGCACCAGGCCAACGGCCGGATGCTGGAAAGCCTCTCGGCCGAACTGGGCATCCCCTCCGAGCGGACCTGCACCACATTCGAGGAATTCGGCAACACCGGTTCGGCGTCCGTCCCGATCACCCTCGACCAGGCCGCCCGGGCCGGCGAGCTCGCCCCCGGCGACCTCGTCCTGCTGGCCGGATTCGGCGGCGGGATGGCGATGGGACTGGCGCTGCTCCGCTGGTAG